GCAAGTATCAGTTCAACCACCTTCTGGATTGTTATGCTGTCATCCGCCAAAAGTAATTTTTTGCTCATATCTCACCTCTCTTTGTGGGGTTTCACACCCTAAAGTTATTGTTCAAGGAGTTTATGACCTACTGACAAATTTTATTGTTATATGCAAAAAAAGTCAAGTATTTTAAAATCGGTTCATTACATTTTAATATATAAGCCTTGAATAAATCTCTTTCTACCCAAATACAGCGGTAACTGATGTTAAGGAGGAGCATGACAGTATCTTCAGTCATTCCCGACGGGCATCCGGCCCGTCTCCGAGGGAATTTTGCGATTCACCCTCCCAGTGAATCTTATACAAAATCCAAATCCCTTCAGATACTCTCATTCTCCTCCTTCATCTCAACCTGCCTCTTCTTATCGCTGGATCCAGGTTCTAATAAAGGCGGGTTGAATGAAAGGACCGTGATTGTTGTGCCTGCCTCATCGGGAGAATGGTTGGCCCGCCCGGGGTTGACGCCCCTTTTGCAATGCCTGAACCCGTGCCTTTCAGGTATTGCCGTTGTCGATATCGCCGAGGGGTTCGGCGCCGGATAACCCGTCCATGATGTGAGCATACCCTGAAGGAGAGGGAACTAAACCCTGCTCTCAAGTGTGAATACCTGTCCTGTGATTCCCCTGGTGCCGACAAGACAGGATATAAATGCCGCCACATTCTCCGGTGATGATAGCGCTCCCGTCATACTGCCTGCCATGGCTTCGTCCATTGCCTTTTTTGCAGCGGCACCCATCCCCACGGGCAGATAACCCGGGACAACAGCGTTTACGAATATATCATATCCGGAGAGTTCACGGGCGGCACTTATGGTAAACCCTGTTATTCCGGCCTTTGATGCACTGTATGCAACCTGTCCGGCCTTACCGTGCAAGCCCGAGTAGGAAGAGATGTTTATTATATGTCCTCCGCCCGAGTTTATCATTAAAGGTGTCAGGTGCCTGACGCAGTTGAAAGTCCCTTTGAGATTAGTGTCGATGATTTTGTTCCAGGTTGACAGGGGATAGCTCATGAGGGGGAGATCCTTTGTTATGCCGGCATTGTTTATAATGATATCGAGCCTTCCGATGTCCCCTTCGATCTGTTGAGCCATCCCGGCCGTCTTTTTAAAATCAGAGATGTCGGACCTGATCAGGCAGGGGTGGTTGTTAAGCGTGGATGAGAGCGCTTTTGCTTCGTTCTCCGATGTGAAATAGTGGATTATTATCCTGAACCCCTCGGCATCAAGTCTCTTGGCCAGTTCTCTGCCAAGTCCACCTGTGGCCCCGGTTATGAGAGCAACCCGCAATCCAGCGCCTCCTTGATGGTCTTGACAAGGAAATCAATATCTTCATCGGTATGTGAGGATGACAGGGAGAGCCGAATCCTGGGCCTCTTTACCGTAGGGTATCTTATCGCCGGGGCGAATATACCCTTTGAGATGAAAAAATCAGCGAGTCTCAATGCAGAGCTGTTGTCATCGAGCAGTATGGGGATAATGGGAGTTTCCGATGCCCCCGTATCCATACCAAGCCCCTGGAGGCCCGACATAAGGGTCTCCCTGTTGTTCCAGAGTTTCTCTAACCG
The nucleotide sequence above comes from bacterium BMS3Abin08. Encoded proteins:
- the fabG_1 gene encoding 3-oxoacyl-[acyl-carrier-protein] reductase FabG; this translates as MRVALITGATGGLGRELAKRLDAEGFRIIIHYFTSENEAKALSSTLNNHPCLIRSDISDFKKTAGMAQQIEGDIGRLDIIINNAGITKDLPLMSYPLSTWNKIIDTNLKGTFNCVRHLTPLMINSGGGHIINISSYSGLHGKAGQVAYSASKAGITGFTISAARELSGYDIFVNAVVPGYLPVGMGAAAKKAMDEAMAGSMTGALSSPENVAAFISCLVGTRGITGQVFTLESRV